Proteins encoded together in one Chryseobacterium taklimakanense window:
- a CDS encoding bifunctional UDP-3-O-[3-hydroxymyristoyl] N-acetylglucosamine deacetylase/3-hydroxyacyl-ACP dehydratase: MSDKQKTLKEEVTLSGIGLHTGKEVTLTIKPAKENTGFVFVRTDLEGQPHVEADVNYVTTTERGTTLEKLGVRIHTCEHLLAALVGCDVDNAILEMNSAEPPIMDGSSKYFVEAVEKAGIVEQSQNREYMVIKEVLSYVDPNTGSEITIIPSDNYEITTMVDFGTKVLGTQNATLKDISEFKDEIASARTFSFLHELETLLDSGLIKGGDISNAIVYVDKELTPETAEKLKKAFDKDDVSIRPNGILDNLTLNYPNEAARHKLLDVIGDLALTGVRLKGKVIANKPGHFVNTQFAKKLNRQWKLQKKKNVPDFDLTKEPVYDINGIMKLMPHRYPFLLIDKVLELSDTHVVGLKNVTFNEPFFVGHFPKEPVMPGVLQVEALAQTGGILVLASVPDPENYSTYFIKIDKVKFKRKVIPGDTLIFKIELIEPIRRGIVHMQGYGYVGDSVAVEAELMAQVAKTKLD; this comes from the coding sequence ATGAGTGATAAGCAAAAAACACTGAAAGAAGAAGTGACGCTTTCCGGCATCGGACTTCATACCGGTAAAGAGGTCACCCTTACCATAAAACCTGCAAAGGAAAATACAGGTTTTGTTTTTGTGAGAACCGATTTGGAAGGGCAGCCGCATGTGGAAGCGGACGTGAACTACGTGACCACCACCGAGCGCGGCACCACCCTGGAGAAGTTAGGGGTAAGGATCCACACCTGCGAGCACCTGCTGGCGGCGTTGGTGGGTTGCGATGTGGATAATGCCATTTTGGAAATGAACAGCGCTGAACCGCCGATTATGGACGGTTCTTCAAAATATTTTGTCGAAGCGGTAGAGAAGGCCGGTATTGTGGAACAGTCTCAGAACCGCGAGTATATGGTGATTAAAGAAGTGCTGAGTTATGTGGACCCTAACACCGGCTCTGAAATTACCATCATTCCTTCCGATAATTACGAGATCACCACCATGGTCGACTTCGGAACCAAAGTGCTCGGAACACAGAACGCGACTTTAAAGGATATTTCTGAATTTAAGGATGAAATAGCCTCCGCAAGAACTTTCAGCTTTCTGCACGAACTGGAGACACTCCTGGATTCCGGGTTGATAAAAGGCGGCGACATATCCAACGCCATCGTTTATGTGGATAAGGAGCTCACGCCCGAAACCGCTGAAAAACTTAAGAAGGCGTTTGATAAAGACGATGTTTCCATCCGTCCGAACGGGATTCTGGATAACCTCACTTTAAATTATCCAAACGAGGCAGCCCGCCACAAGTTACTCGATGTCATCGGTGATTTGGCATTAACAGGCGTAAGGCTGAAAGGAAAAGTGATTGCAAACAAACCGGGACATTTTGTCAATACCCAGTTTGCAAAAAAACTCAACCGCCAGTGGAAGCTTCAGAAAAAGAAAAATGTACCGGATTTTGATTTGACCAAAGAACCGGTTTACGACATCAACGGGATCATGAAACTGATGCCGCACCGGTATCCGTTCCTTCTCATTGATAAGGTTCTTGAGCTTTCGGATACCCATGTGGTAGGATTGAAAAACGTGACGTTCAACGAACCGTTTTTTGTAGGCCACTTTCCGAAAGAGCCGGTGATGCCGGGCGTTCTGCAGGTAGAGGCTCTGGCCCAGACCGGTGGAATTCTGGTTTTGGCAAGCGTTCCGGATCCGGAGAATTATTCAACGTATTTCATTAAGATTGATAAGGTTAAATTCAAGAGAAAAGTAATCCCTGGGGATACTTTGATCTTTAAAATTGAACTGATTGAACCGATCAGGAGAGGGATTGTTCACATGCAGGGTTATGGATATGTCGGCGACAGCGTGGCTGTGGAGGCAGAACTGATGGCTCAGGTTGCAAAAACTAAATTGGATTGA